CGCGCCGGAACGTTGAGCCGCGCGCAATTCCGCAGCCGCATTCAGCAACAGCGTTTGCCCGAACGGGAAACCGCCCTGGCAACCATCGCGGCGGCACTTGAGCGAACGCTCGCCAACCGGCCGGGAGAGGCGCGCAGCATTTATCTGGAGAATTACGGCGTGGTGTTCTTCACCAATGCCCGCCTGGGACGAAGCTTCGACGAAAATTTTTGGCAGGATTTGAGCGCCGCCGCGCAAGAGCAGTCCGCCGCCTTCGAGGAATTCAAAACCGCTTCGCAAGTGATGGCGGAGTTGAAACGCCGGATGGAACGCCACGCGCAAAGGATGCAAGCGCTGGTCGCCGAGCGCCGTCAAAGCTGGCTGGCGGAATATGGCCGGCTGCGCGTGCAGCTGGCGGAAACGCTGGCCGATCAAAGCAGGGCCTTGCCCCGCCTCGCGCCGCAGGAGTGGCTGGTGATTGCCACCGACCTGCCAGATGCCCCACCCGATTCACCCGGCCAGTTGATTTGCCGGCTGCGCAAGCAGGATGCCGACGATTTTGCCGCGCACAGAATCTCGCGCGAGCAATTGCTGAAAAGGGTCATTTATTCCGAAAACTGACCACGGCCTGCCTCCCGTGGCAAAGGAATAGTGCCCGCATCAAACCCAAAAATTCGCCCTCGAAAGCGAACTCCCACGAAAAAACATTTTCGTGGGAGTTCATTTGCGTGGGCGAAAACATGAGTCGCTGTCAACATCAAACGCAAACATTCCGCCCTCGGAAGCGAAGTCCCACAAAAAAACATTTTCGCGGGCGAGGGGCCATGACGCCTTAAAATTGTTTTGCCCGCGTGCCGTGGTGCAATTCACGCGCACAAATCAACACAAAATCATCCGCCGGCGCCGCGTTGCGTCGCACCGCCCGCCATGACAATGCCGCATGCTCACAGAAATGCCGCCCTCTCAAATTGTTTGCGAGCGTGCGGCCTCAATATTTGGCCAGCCGCCAGCACAGCCGCATCGGCCTCTGAATCACCACCCCGGCAATTCCAACCTTTGCAGTCTCGCCATCGATTTCGAGTTTCCAAAACTGGCGCTGGCGCGACTCGGCTTTGAAGCCGGCAATGCCCGTCACAAATCGGCGGGTGAAATCGGCATAATCCATTTTGAACAGCCGCTCCATCAGATCGCGGCCATTGGTGCCCGGTGCCACCTGCAACCGCGCCTCGAGATGATTGGACGAGTCGGCAAGGATTTCCACCACCACGGCCACACCGCTGCCGCTTTGCGCCGCGGCCGTCAGCGTGCCCCCCGCCAGCAGTCCCCATCCCAGGCATACGAACCACACGAGGGTTTGCATGTGCTCTCCTTTGCTTGAATGGCAGGCGGCAAGATAACGCAACGCCCCGCCAGTTGCAACCTTTGACATTACGCCGCCGCCATTGTATATTGCCGCCGGTTGGCAGGCAACAGCCGCAGACATCAGCACACGAGGCCGAGATGCCCCTTACCCCAACAACCGGCAACCGGCGCGAACGCTTGCGCGCCATGATTCTCACCAGCTTGTTCACCGCGCTCACCGCATTCGGTGCCTTCCTCCGTATTCCCCTGCCGCTGGTGCCGTTGAGCCTGCAGGATTTCTTCGTGCTGCTCTCCGGCAGCCTG
The window above is part of the candidate division KSB1 bacterium genome. Proteins encoded here:
- a CDS encoding DUF4430 domain-containing protein; protein product: MQTLVWFVCLGWGLLAGGTLTAAAQSGSGVAVVVEILADSSNHLEARLQVAPGTNGRDLMERLFKMDYADFTRRFVTGIAGFKAESRQRQFWKLEIDGETAKVGIAGVVIQRPMRLCWRLAKY